TTTCGAACCGCCCTGTATTCTTTGATCGGATACAAGGACTCGGGAGAAAACGACACATGACAGCTCATCGAACAGCGTTCTTCTTAAGGAAAACCGGCACCCCAGAACGAAGCAATCGACCGCAATCGAAATCTTAGAAGCGACCACTGATGGTAAGGTTCGCAAACAAGTCCGCACCGATTTGCGGTCCTACGAGATCTAGCAAAGGCTGACCGCCTTATTCGAAAGCGACGCTTTTCGGGTGCTTCGCTTTCCTGTCCAACTTCGTTTCGAACCCCCACGCGAAACCACCCTTTGCCCGCCTTGCTTGCTTCGATTCTCCATGCCGTTCATCGTCGGAGCCATCAGGCCCCCGACCGAGTCCGATCACATACCCCGACACTCGGCCGACAAACGAGCCAGCCCTCCACCAATGCCAAGCAACGGCCGACGCTTTCTGCGTATTCACATTTAGCTACGCAAGCGCCCTATTAGAAATCTCCTTGGCTTTCGATGACAGCTTCGATCTTCGAAATAACTTCCTCCGGCTTCCAGAAGTTTCCTCTCCAAACCTTCTCGATCACTCCTTCCGGAGAAATCAGAACGGTGCAAAGCGTGTGATCCAAGGTGACTCCATTTTCCTTCACATATACGCGAAACGCTTCCGTGAGCCGATCGATCTCCTCTTTCGAACCAGTGGCGAAATCCCAACTCGAGAAGTCCGCCCCGTAGCTGCTTCCATAGCTCTTGAGTCGCTCAGGCGTATCGAACTCGGGATCCAGCGTTATGCTGAGAAGCCGGGTTCGCTCCCGAGCCTTCGCGCTCAGGCCTTTCTGTATCGATATGAAATTACGACTCATCAGAGGGCAAAACTCGGGGACTGGGCAGCGTACGAAAATAAAGGTCATGATCGTCCAGCGCCCTTCGTCATCCGCCAAAGCGATCGCGCCCTCCTCTTGATTCACCAGATCAGCATCGGGAACAAGGTCTCCTTCCCTCACCGTCCTCACGATCTTGGAATCGGGACGTGGCCGCGTTTGCCGATCCGATTTCCCGGTGACCTTGAAATTGAAGGCGTACGACTCCTCGTCCCCCACCTCGAAGAGGAATTGTATCCGATCTCCAACGACGAGCTCATTCAGTTCTTCGGAGCTCCTAACTCTGAACGGCATCGTCATCGCTGGCATGAATCCCGGAATGTCCTCATGAGCCACTACTACGGTACTGCTTTGAGAGCGAAGCTGCATCACCGTGCCTTCCACTTCGAATTGGGCGGCAAACCCGTTTAGGTAGGTGAAAAACGCCATGCAAAATCCTAGCGCGAGCCATTTACGTTTCATGGCGACACTCTAACCGAATTTGACTTCGGCGACTTTGACCTAAGTCAACCCCACACCCAATTGGTTCTCCTCCCGACGACAGAGCTGCCCTAAGTCGCGGGCTCCGATTCAAATTTCATTGCTTAATTGGAGCGTTCGCTCCAGTTACTAGAGCATGAAGGTGATTTCCGATACCGCCGAATACGCATTGCGGGCCGTGGTCTGGCTGGTCCAGTCTCCCGACGAATCTCAGACCACTCGGCAGATCGCGGAAGGCACGCGAACCCCGCTTGACTACCAATCGAAGGTACTTCAGCTGCTCGCCAAGTCGGGAATCACCAAGAGCCAGCGAGGGACCGGGGGAGGGATACGCCTCAACGTGTCGCCTAGGACACTCACCGTGCTGGACGTTATCGACGCTGTCGATCCGATTCAGCGCATACATAGCTGCCCCCTGGGCCTCAAGGAACACGGGACCTGTCTCTGCCCCATGCACAAAGGGCTCAACGACGCCGTCAAGACCGTGGAATCCGCCTTCAAGGACACCCTGGTCGCAGACCTTCTCAAAACGCGGTCGAAATCGGTCCCGCTGGGCATAGAGCTCCCGAAGCGTTCGAAGCGCAAGGCGAGCGCATCCGCTTAGGGATTGTCAGAGCCAACCGGCGCGACTCCACCTCTGGCGACGCGTCCATCTCACTTTTTCCTCCAGTCGAACGTGCCATCGATGATCTGATCGCCGATCGCGAAGTTTTCCAGCCGAAGTCCCTCGGCGTTTTCGATGATGAAATTCGTCTCGGCGCTCGCCACCGATATGTCCTTGAAAAGGACGTCGCGCAAGGGAGCCGAATCCGGGGCGTGAATATCCATCACCACTTTCACATCTTCGACCTGGATATTTTCGAACACGATATCGCGATAGGTCGAAGGGAAGTTCCCTCCTTGCTTGCTCGGGTAGTTCAACTGAAACCAGAAAAGCGTATCGAACGAGCCGACTTCGAAGTTTCGTATCCGTATTTTCTCTACAAGACCGCCTCGGTCGAGATTGGACTTCAACCGAAAGGCGGAGGAGCCGCTCTGCAGGCGATTGTCGGTGAAATAGACGTGGCTGATCCCACCTGACATCTCGCTGCCTAGTCCGATGCCGTCTTCGCCGCCCATATCGTTGTCGCGAACTAGTATGTAGGAACTGGGGATTCCAATAGTCCTTCCATCGAGATCACGCCCCGACTTCACCACCACCGAATCGTCTCCCGTTCGGAAGTGGCAGTTTTCCACGATCACCCATGAGCTGGATTCGATATCGATCCCATCGTTGTTCGCGAAATGGCTCTCAACCTCCAAGCCACGCACCGTGCCGTGCGTCACGTATACCAAGTGGTTTATCCAGAAGGGAGAGTTCACAATCCTGTAGTCCTCCAGCAATACACGCTCGCCACCAAAGATTTGCACCGCTGGCGGACGCAGGTGGCTGCCTTCGCCAAACTGTCGCTGCTCGACTGGCGTCCCTGTGAATCCCATGCGGCGCAGCTTCGAAATGTCGTCATCCTGCATGCCATGCCACGCCTTGAATGCGCTATCGGCATTGCCATCGATGGTGCCACGACCCGTGACGGCAACATCCTCCACATCCCGCCCATAGATAAGCGGAGAGTAGGTAAACAGCTCCGTGCCTTCCCATCGCGTTTTCACCACCGGTAGGTAGCTCTCCGGCTTGCCGGAAAACAACAGCGTAGCTCCCTCGGACACGTGAAATTCGACACGACTTTTCAAGTGTATCGGCCCTTCCGAATACCATTTGCCCGCAGGCAGAACCACCCTGCCGCCGCCCGCTCCGCTGACCGATTCGATGGCCGCCAATATGGCAGGACGCGCATCCGCCGGATGCTGCTGAGCGCCGAAATCAGCGATCGAAACCACCCGATCCGGAATTCGCGGCAACTCCACGGTCTCAGCGATGAGGTCGGCGATTTTCCAGTCCGCAGGTGGACTCTCCTGAGCGATTGCCGCGACAGCAGCGAACACCAGAAGAGCGAAGATGGCAGGAGCTCCAACACGAGATGGCGCGAATGGATGGGGTCGTTTCCAGAGCATAAGACAAAAATCCACACACGTGTTAGCAAAGTCAACCCGAACCGCGAAAAGATTTCGGGGCCGAGCGTGAAGGAGACTCGATTCGGGAAGAACCGGGCACGCGACCGCGCCTCGTCTCAAAGAGCCGTCCTGGTCGACGCGACTGCCCCCCATGGCTTTGATCGCCCAGCCGAGCTCTACGAACCTCAGAGCAACCTTCGCATGTAACCTATTCTCGAATACATCCTTATCCAACACCACATCCGTCTCGTCATCGAACCTAGCGACCGACCCAAGCTGCGGTGGTTCTCTTTTTCGCCTAACGATTTGATTTCTGCCCACGAGCGTACGAACATCCCTCCTACGCATCGTCGCAGGGAAGCGTACCCTGATATCCCCCCCCATCACCCTCTCATGCTGAAATCCCACTACATTCTCGCAGGGCTTGTCGCCGCTCTCTGCTTTTCGACCGCAACCAGCTTCGCTCAGAAATCGGGAGAGGAGGCGGGCAACGCCAATCCAATCCTGCCAGGCTACTACGCGGACCCGTCAATCGTCTCGTACCAAGGCAAGCACTACATCTACGCCACTATCGACCCGTGGGGAGGCGAGCAGCTGTCGTGCTGGGAATCGACGGACTTCAAAAACTGGACGCTGCATCTCCTCAACTGGCCGACAAAGACAGCCTGCACCAGCCCCACCTCACTCGATGCCATGGTCTGGGCGCCCTCGGTCGTACAGGGAACCGATGGTCGTTTCTACATGCACGTTTCCGTGGGCAGCGAAGTCTGGGTCGGGGTCGCTGATCATCCGCTCGGGCCTTGGGAGAACCCGCTTGGCGACCAGCCCATGATCCCGTCCACCTTCGCAAAGGACTATCACATGATCGACGCCCAGGCCTTCGTCGACGACGATGGAAGCGCCTACCTGTACTGGGGCTCGGGCTGGAACTGGACCAACGGTCGCTGCTATGCCGCCAAGCTGAGTCCCGACATGTCTCGCTTCGAAGGCGAGGTGATCAACGTCACTCCTAGCAACTTTTTCGAAGCGCCAATCATGGTGAAGGAAAACGGCCGATACTTTCTCATGTATTCAGATGGCAAGACAACCATCGACACCTACCAAGTCCACTACGCCGTCGGAGATTCCCCACTTGGCCCCTTCACGGAAGCGATGAACAGTCCCATCCTAGTGACGGACCACTCGAAAAACATCTCCTCGCCCGGCCACCACACCGTATTCGAACACGAAGGACAGAACTACATTCTCTACCATCGGCACAACATTCCCTTCGAACCGGTGCACCGCCAAATCTGTGTCGACAAGCTGGAGTTCACCGATGATGGGCTGATACAAGAGGTCATCCCCACACACGAAGGCCCCCCGCTTGTCTCCAACCGTCTGGCGGAGCGCTCCATCATTTCGCCATCGAGCGTCTCGGCCTCAAGCCATCTGAATGAACACACGCTTCCAGTACGGGTCACCGACGACAACTACGCAACCCGCTGGGAGCCAGCTAGTGACGACCTAGATCCAACGCTCGAGCTTTCGTTCGACTCCCTCGTGACCGTTTCCCGACAGGAGTTACGGCCAGAATTCGGTTGGAAGGAACAGGCCTTCGTCATCGAGCACTCACGCGACGGAGAGCAATGGACCGTACTGGTGGACCGCAGAGAATCCCCAGTCGCAGGATCGCCCATCGTCATCGATAAGAATGCGACCTGCAAGCACCTTCGTATCCGCTTTATACCTACCGACGAAACCTACGCGCCCGCTCTCTTCGAATGGCTGGTGCTTCGATAGTATCGCCACCACAGACAACAGCGCGTTTCGACGCTGCTTCGAGACAAGCCAAAGCCCATCTGCAAGACGTGGCCTCGACCCGCCATCTCTAGATCGTCGGCTCGAGTCGGTGGACGGCGTCACGCCGCGGCCCATAAGATAATCGTACCCGAAAGGGAAACGCGATCTCAGCCGTCTAGAGCCGAATTCGCTTCCCCAGACGCCAACCGCCATTCCAAGTTCATTGTATCGACATTCGATATCGTAGCTTGACACAACGTCCTTTGTATCGATCTTCGATACATGGAACTGATGCAAGGCACCCTGGACATGTTGATTCTGAGAATCCTCGTTTCGGGCAAACGTCATGGTTTGGACATCTCCAAGCGTATCCAGGTCTTGTCGAGCTCCTCGCTGACCGTCGGCCCCGGATCCATGTACCCAGCCCTGCATCGCCTCGAGCGTCGCGGCTTCCTCAAAGCGAGCAAGGAAGCGGGCGCCAGCGGCAAGATGGCCAAGTTCTACCAGCTAACCGCTCTCGGCCATGAGCAAGTCGAGACCGAGCGCCAGCAGTGGCAGGAGTTCGTTTCCACCATCAACCAAATCCTCGACCAAGCCTAGCATGCGCCCCTTCCTCCGACTCCGCCAGCGCCTCGCCGAAATCCGCAACATTCTACTCGGCACGCTGCGCCTGAGATGGAAGGAGCAAGCGCTCGACGAGGAGATACAGTTTCATCTCGAAGAACGAGCCGAAGAGTTGGTTAAAAACGGCCATTCCGCCAAGCAAGCCCGCACCCTGGCCCGCAAGGAATTTGGAAACGTTGATCGCTGCCGCGAGGAGTGTCGCGATTCCTGGGGAAACCGCGTCGTCACAAACTCGATACAGGACCTCAAGTTCTCCGTACGCTCCCTCGCCCGCTCCAAAGGCTACTGTCTGACCATCATCAGCACCGTCGCTCTTTGCATCGCAGCGCACACCATCGCCTTCGCTTCGCTCTACAACCTGCTCTTCGAACCACCCCCCTTTCGCGATCCCGATCGCCTGGTGGAAGTCTACAACACCCTACCCCAAATCGGGCAGCCGAAGAGCAAAGTCAGCATCCACCAATACAAGGCATTCCAGGCGGAGGCCGATTTGTTCGACGAGCTCGCCCTCTGGTATTTCTGGACCTTCAACATCGGGGAGGACAGCAGCGCCACGCGAGGGATCGGTTCCCAAGTGACTGCTAACTACTTCGACTTGCTCGATATCGAACCGTTGCTGGGCAATTTCTTCACCGAAGAAGATCGCGAGCAAGGTCGCGAAGATCTGATCGTGCTCACCCAGACGTGTTGGGAAAATCGATACGGCGCCGATCCGGATATCATTGGAAAACAAATACAGCTCAGCGGAGCTCCCTTCACCATCGTAGCCGTGGCCCCGCGAAAGCTGGAAGCCATGAATGCCGACACGATCATGCTTCGTCCTTACACCTGGACCGAAGCGGAAGCGTCGCAGGAGCAGCACTACCGTTTTCGCCCTACCCTCTACGGACGGCTGAAGGCGGGCGTCTCCTTCGAACAAGCCGCCGCCCAGCTCAACACCATTGAAAACAACTTCGTCGAAAACGCCCCTAACCGGGAACCCCTGACGGCGAGGAAAGAGGAAGCTGGCCACGAGCTCGCTCTCGGCGCCGTTCGCGCCGAGCAAACCCGAGGCGCCCGCAACAGTCTCTTCCTACTACAAACCGCCGCCTTGCTCATCGTCGCCCTCGGCTGCGCCAACATCTCCAACCTCACTCTAAACCGTTTCAACACTCGCCTCAACGAACTCTCGATCCGCATCTCCCTTGGGGCCAACCGAGCCGCCATCTTCCGGCAACTGCTGATCGAAGGCTTCCTCCTCGCTCTGGTCGGCGCCGCAGTTGGGATAGGTATCGCAGCGCTTTGTTTTTCCTACCTCAATGCGGCCTTCGGAGACCTCGTCCGTGAAGCCCAGCCTGTCGCCATCGACGGCGCCGTAGCGCTCTCCATTCTCTTGATCGCAGCTTTGATCGCGCTCGTATCCAATATCGCGCCACTGAGCCAACTCCTTCGCTTCAGACTCGGAGCATCCGCCCAGTCGAACACCCGCCTTGCGAGCAGCAGCGCCAAATCTCGCGTCTTCTCCAACACGCTTGTGGTCATCCAATTCTCCCTCGCCATCGTGGTGCTGGTTGGGGCAAGCCTGCTCTTGCGTAGCTTTCATAAAACCATGGAGGTCGACCCGGGATTCGACACCGAGCGGGTCGTCTACTTTCGCACCGCCCGAAACATCACCCAAACCGACGTCGAAAACTGGGCCACGATCGAAAGCCGCATTCTAGAAGCGCTACGCGCCATCCCTGGGGTCGAAAGCGTCAGCTACTCGTCCACCCAGCCGGCGAACCCGCGCATCAACGTCGGTCAATGGCCCCTGCGCGGACGACCCTACCCAGGCGCAGACCAGGCCCCACGAGCCTACGCCATGGGTGTCTCGCCGAGCTACTTCGAAACCATGGGCATTCCCATTCTAGCGGGCAGATCCTTCGAGGAAACGGATTACCAAGGCAACCCCTTCCAGTACTACCTCGTCGACGAACGCTTCGCGAAAAGGTATATCGAAGACGGAAATGCCGTCGGCCAAGCCTTCGCGTTTGGCGGAAACGACGACGACCCCGAGAGCTGGCGAACCATCATTGGCGTCGCCAAGTCCGTAAACCTTGCCGGATTGGACAATTCGGAACACCTGCCCACCGTCTACTACCTTCAGCCCAAGCAACAGCCCGGCCTTTCGGTGGAGATCCGCACTCGGCTCTCGCCGGCAGCCTGCCTGTCCCTGGCCCGCGAAGCTCTCAGCGACGTCGACTCTTCCCTTCCCATGTACCATCAGGCGACCATCCAAGAACTCTTCGACGAAGGCCTGAAAGCTCGTAGGGTGCTCACCGCAGCCGTTTCCATATTGGCCGCAATCGGTCTCCTCCTCGCCGCGATCGGCGTGTACGGCATGCTCAGCTACGACGTCACGCAGCGCGTAAGGGAAATCGGGATACGCGGATCCATCGGAGCCAGCTCGCGGCAAATCGTCGCCCTCTTCGTTCGGCAAGGCATCACCAAGGCCCTCATTGGAATCGCCGTAGGAGTCATCATCGCCGTTTCCCTCGTTCGCTTCACGCGGAGCTTCCTTTTCGAAATCGAGCCCTATGACCCGTTAAGCTTCGCAGCAGCCTTCATCCTGATTTTTGGGGTCGCCTTCCTCGCCAGCTGGATCCCCGCCCGCCGCGCCGCAAGGCTCCCGCCCACCGAGGCCTTGAGAGCGGAATAGCGACCTCCCTTCGATCGCTTTCCACCCAAGCCGCCGGATTTCGACCGACATCCTCATCTGCTCGCTGAGACAGAGAGCCAAGTGATTCAGACTCAGCCTAGGGCCACCGGGAATCGACCCTGATCCTTTGAGTTCGGCCGCTTATCAATCTCGCAAGGAAGGCTGAGCTTTCGATCGAAATTTCAGGACTGAATATCTTCGTGGCGTCCTGTGTCCTGAAGGAAGCATCCCTTGTATCCAGATACCTGGAAGCGTTCGGGTACGAGCGGGCGCTTCACAAAAGCTAAGAATGCATTCATCTTTTTTGCTGGCGTCGGCAGGAAGCGATCCGTTTCGTTCGCAGCTACATGTTTGGCAAGAACGGCATCATAATCGTGTTAGGGTCTCCCAATAGTCCAGACGGCGTGCTCTTCAGCGTCGCTAAAGCTCGATGCGAACAAGCGTATAAGCTGTGGAAAGACAATCCCACCTGGAAAATCCTTTTAACCGGAGGATTTGGAGAGCATTTCAACACCACTCCGTATCCACACGCTAAGTACCTCTCGGACTACCTTGTTAAGCTTGGCGTCGCGCCAGATCGTTTTCTCGAATTTGCGTCTAGCCGCAACACCATCGAAGATGCCTCCCTATCGCGAGCAATCGTCGAAGGCCAAAATTCCAAGTGCATCGTAGTCATTACTTCCGACTACCACTTAGCGAGAGCCCGCTACCTATTTGAAAAGGAGTACAAAACACTCAGCCTTTCGATGCTGTTCATCGGAGTTCGAACCGACGAATCCCTCTGCGAGTTCGACCTGCCAAGTCAAATCCAGCACGAAAAGAGATCACTTGAAAGATTGATGGCTCAAGACAACGACTAGCACCTCATTTCGCCTCGAGGCTACCGGGCGCTTCAGAACGATCCCCAATCGTTGGCCCGTACACAAATCTTCCAACGATAGATGTCGTTGTGGGCGTTCGAGCACGTCCCCAAGCTTGCCGCTGCACCTGAGCCACCAGTTGCTCGACCGCACAACGTCCAATCTCGTTGGGACGAAGATCCAAACCCGCGGTTTGTTTATTCGTTTTCGTGAGATTGAGACAAAAGAATCCTATATCCGAGGGTATTTGATATCCGGCTTCCTGTATCCAGTCCATCACTTCATTGCCTTGGTGGGCCAAAACAATATCAGGTTCAACCTCATCGACCCAGGATAGCACGGCCGGTTTCGAGATCTCGCTCAAAAACCTTGGCTCGATGTGAGTGATATCAGGTCGTCTTGTTTGAAAGACTCGCAAAGCGGCGCTCATACGCATGTGGATTCGTTCCTCCCGTCCTTCTTCGAAGACCATACCGGGCCGACGGTAGCCGAGCGAGTAGATGCTCTCCAAAGCCTCGAGCACCGTGCGATAGTGGTCGCAGCAAACCGAGTTAAGACTCGGCTCCTCCGCTAAATAGTCTGCGTAAACGCCCGTCAGCCAATCCCAGTCGAAACGATCAAAGCTCGGCGATCTCCACGATGGCAGAAGCACCACACCGCGTATCCCTCGCGCCTTCATTATGCCGCTCAACCTCTCGGGCGTGATTTCCCCCGGATCGAGAAGGAAAAAATCGAGCCCGAAGCCCAGCTCTTTCGCGCCGTCCCGACATCCCTCAAGCAAGGCCCGATGGAAAACGCCGTGCTCCGGGCGGTCTGGTTCTCCGATCTCCACCACCGCTAAAACGCCTTGCAAGCTTCCTTCTCCAGAGCGGCGCACTGCGGACATCAGCGCGCCCACCATGGAGTTTCGACGATAGCCCAACTCTTCGGCAACTTGATGGATCAGCTTCGCCGTAGCCCAGGCCACGGTCGGCGTCCCGTTCAAAGCGTTGGCCACGGTGGCTTTCGAGTAACCGGTTTTCTGAGCGATCAGACGTATGGTGGGTTTGGCGTCCTGGGGCATTTTAGACTGTCTAAACTTCTAGGGTTTCGCTCATGGCCTCGGCAACTGGAAAATGTCAAACTGGATCGGTTAATCACGGATCCTCACGTTTACCCTTTCGAACAAGCTCCATGAAAACTCTAGCAAGAACTACCCTGGCGACTCCGGTCTCCCTATTCAAAAGCTCTCTCCTTTTCGCGGTTTGCCTCACTAGCTTCGGACCCGAAGCCCGAGCTCAGATTCGCGGCGAAGACGCGTCGCCTGGCGTTGGACTATGGAGATCGGATCCACACTACCCCGTACCCTATCGGGTGCCAGAAACCGAACAGGTGGCAGACACGCTCGCCCGCGTAGGAAAGTATGTAGACAATAACTGCCCGATCCGGTGGATCGACCTGGATACCGGAGAAGCGATCGAAGCAGGGAACTCCGACGTACTGAATCCAGGTCTTGAATACGGGCTCTTCTCTCCAATCAGCTACGAATGGGGAGTCACCTACGCTGGCATGATTAGAGCCGCGGAGGTCACTGGCGATCCCTTCTATCACGACTACGTCAAACAACGACTGGAAGCGATCGAGCAGATCGGCGCCCGCTACTTGCAGCGCCTGCCTGAGGACAGACCACGACGTTACCTGACGGACGGCTTGATCGAGCCGCACAACCTCGACCAATGCGGGTCCATGACAGCAGGTATCATCAAAGCCCACGCCCATGGCATAGGAGATGACCTCTCTCGCTTCTTCAACCCTGCGATCGACTACATCTCCAACAAGCAAATGCGGCTCGCCGACGGTACTTTCGCGCGAAATCGCCCCCTGCCCAATAGCCTTTGGCTCGACGATCTCTACATGAGCGTGCCCGCCCTCGCCCAAATGGGAAAGCTCACCGGCGAACACAAGTACTTCGACGACGCCTGCGCTCAGATTATCCAAATGAACGAGCGTATGTATCTTCCAGATACAGGAATCTATCGTCACGGATGGGTAGAGGACATGAGCCCACATCCCAGCTTCGCCTGGGGACGCGCCAACGGTTGGACGATTATGGCTACGGCCGAACTTCTGTCGGAGCTTCCCGCTGACCATCCTCAATTCGACACGATTCTCTCGATTTACCAACAGCACATCGCAGGCATCGCCGCCCACCAAGGCATCGACGGGTTCTGGCACCAGCTCCTCGACCGACCAGAAACCTATCAGGAAACCTCCGCCACCGCGATGTTCGTCTTCTCCCTCGCCCGTGGCATCAATCGTGGCTGGATCGAAGCCAGCGCCTACGCGCCGAGAGCAATTCTCGGCTGGAATGCCTTATCCACCCAGATCGACGAAGAAGGAGCCATCCATGGAACCTGCGTCGGCACCGGGATCGGTTGGGACGCGGCATTCTACGCCTATCGGCCGGTTAGCAAACATGCTCCGCACGGATACGGTCCGACGATTCTAGCAGGCGCGGAAGTGCTTGAGATGTTAGAGCTGTTCGGTGACGAGCTCAGCTTTCACGACAGCGCCATCCACTTCGGTGAAACGCCGGACTGGTAAGAATCCATTTAGACTGTCTAACCCGCGGTCGAGTAGAATTTCCCCTCCATCGAGGGCATGGTTTGAGAACCATTTTCCAGTTTTTCCCCACTCGAGTCTTCACCTACTTTCGCCATGACGAAACTTCGTTGAGCGGCCCAGGGGATATCGGATGCGCACTCCTAGAAATTCCGTCACAGCAATCTAACTACAAAACTCAACCCCCTTTCGACACCCAAACCTTTGCCTGCCTACTGAGCGTGACAGAACGGGACCACCCATCTCCAAACAAAATGCCACCTATAAAAACACCGCCTTCCACTGCCAACCATAGCGCTCTTTATCTAGACCTTAGAGAGTTCATCCGGTGGATCGAGGACGACTTCGAACCATCCCTTCGACGCAACGGGAGTACAGCCCTGTACGCCCGCCATCCAGAAGACGACGACGTAGAGCTTTACGGTATCTGCGACATGGCGAGCGTGCTCTACACCATCGACCGCTTGCCTGTCGGTGAACGAAACCTCAGAGACTGGTCCGAAGCGATCAACTCCTTTCAAACCGAAGCGCATGGGTGGTTCGCCGAGAAGAAGCCCACGCATGCTGTCATCCACAACACTGCGTATGCGCTATCCACGCTAAAGCTGTTGGGGCTGAACGCGAAAGAGACACTCAGCATCGGACCGGAATTCACATCGCCCAAAACCTATTTGCTCAGTCTCGACTGGAAGGAAAGATCGTATCCAGAAAGCCACTTCGGCGCTGGCATCGGATCAATTTGCGCGCTTGCTGACGAGCTGAGGATATCGGACTGGTTTGACGAGTACTTCGAAACTTGCGACTCGCTCTGCAATCACGACAACGGCCTGCTTGGAATAGACAAGCCCGCAGGCGGAGACATCGACCAAATCGGCGGCAGCTTCCACTACGCGTTTCTCTACCATCACTTCAATCGCCAGATGCCGTACCCGGAAGCT
The DNA window shown above is from Pelagicoccus sp. SDUM812003 and carries:
- a CDS encoding LacI family DNA-binding transcriptional regulator, which encodes MPQDAKPTIRLIAQKTGYSKATVANALNGTPTVAWATAKLIHQVAEELGYRRNSMVGALMSAVRRSGEGSLQGVLAVVEIGEPDRPEHGVFHRALLEGCRDGAKELGFGLDFFLLDPGEITPERLSGIMKARGIRGVVLLPSWRSPSFDRFDWDWLTGVYADYLAEEPSLNSVCCDHYRTVLEALESIYSLGYRRPGMVFEEGREERIHMRMSAALRVFQTRRPDITHIEPRFLSEISKPAVLSWVDEVEPDIVLAHQGNEVMDWIQEAGYQIPSDIGFFCLNLTKTNKQTAGLDLRPNEIGRCAVEQLVAQVQRQAWGRARTPTTTSIVGRFVYGPTIGDRSEAPGSLEAK
- a CDS encoding glycoside hydrolase family 88 protein codes for the protein MKTLARTTLATPVSLFKSSLLFAVCLTSFGPEARAQIRGEDASPGVGLWRSDPHYPVPYRVPETEQVADTLARVGKYVDNNCPIRWIDLDTGEAIEAGNSDVLNPGLEYGLFSPISYEWGVTYAGMIRAAEVTGDPFYHDYVKQRLEAIEQIGARYLQRLPEDRPRRYLTDGLIEPHNLDQCGSMTAGIIKAHAHGIGDDLSRFFNPAIDYISNKQMRLADGTFARNRPLPNSLWLDDLYMSVPALAQMGKLTGEHKYFDDACAQIIQMNERMYLPDTGIYRHGWVEDMSPHPSFAWGRANGWTIMATAELLSELPADHPQFDTILSIYQQHIAGIAAHQGIDGFWHQLLDRPETYQETSATAMFVFSLARGINRGWIEASAYAPRAILGWNALSTQIDEEGAIHGTCVGTGIGWDAAFYAYRPVSKHAPHGYGPTILAGAEVLEMLELFGDELSFHDSAIHFGETPDW